From a single Aestuariibius sp. HNIBRBA575 genomic region:
- a CDS encoding aldo/keto reductase, with amino-acid sequence MTFPRNPIGNTGIEVTTLSFGGSSLGNLGGVVSDADCNAVMDAAWSSGIRYFDTAPHYGRGLSEQRMGQYLRTKPWNAYTISSKVGRVLTPGTQQSDADGFVNPLPNDVHYDYSAKGILASFDGSCDRLGVSKIDIVFVHDIGDLTHGKQAGARHLADLFDTGLPALHDLKAQGRIGAIGLGVNETQICLDVMKSFPLDVILLAGRLTLLDRDAENELLDVCAQNGTQLILGGIFNSGILATGPVDGATFDYAPASPEIRDQVATLQTQAEAVGLTLAQASIQFALRHPAVISTLIGTGKVRSLIRNLDAAKLTLTPDAVQFVTR; translated from the coding sequence ATGACCTTTCCGCGCAATCCAATTGGCAACACCGGTATTGAGGTGACGACGCTCTCTTTTGGGGGATCAAGCTTGGGCAATTTAGGGGGCGTTGTCAGCGATGCGGATTGCAACGCGGTCATGGACGCTGCGTGGTCATCGGGCATTCGATATTTCGACACAGCGCCCCATTACGGACGCGGATTGTCGGAACAGCGCATGGGCCAGTATTTGCGCACAAAACCCTGGAATGCCTACACAATTTCATCCAAAGTTGGCCGTGTTTTAACCCCCGGCACGCAACAATCCGACGCCGATGGGTTTGTGAACCCTCTGCCCAACGACGTGCATTACGACTATTCCGCCAAAGGGATACTTGCCAGCTTTGATGGCAGTTGCGACCGTCTGGGCGTTTCGAAAATCGATATCGTATTTGTGCATGACATTGGGGATTTAACACATGGCAAACAGGCAGGCGCACGACATCTGGCCGATCTGTTTGACACCGGCTTGCCCGCGTTACACGACCTAAAGGCCCAGGGGCGTATCGGCGCCATTGGGTTGGGGGTTAACGAAACCCAAATCTGCCTAGATGTGATGAAATCCTTCCCGCTTGATGTCATCCTATTGGCCGGACGCCTAACGCTATTGGATCGCGACGCTGAAAACGAATTGCTAGATGTCTGTGCCCAAAACGGAACCCAGTTGATACTGGGCGGTATTTTCAATTCTGGCATTTTGGCCACCGGCCCCGTGGATGGCGCAACCTTTGATTACGCCCCCGCATCGCCCGAAATTCGCGATCAGGTCGCAACGTTGCAGACCCAAGCCGAGGCGGTCGGCCTGACATTGGCGCAGGCATCCATCCAATTCGCGCTGCGTCACCCGGCTGTGATTTCAACGTTGATTGGCACGGGCAAAGTGCGCTCTCTTATTCGAAACTTAGACGCTGCAAAGCTGACTTTGACGCCCGACGCCGTCCAGTTTGTCACACGCTAA
- a CDS encoding ATP-binding cassette domain-containing protein has translation MLDDTRPVAPLIEMSNIYKHFGGVHAVEGVSVDLYPGEVVGVLGHNGAGKSCLMRILSGAMLPNEGEIRVNGERADLHTPQDAKKYGIETIYQTLALANHLDAAANLFLGRELKTRFGNLDETRMHAEAKDALRQLNPNFKNLKDPVAKLSGGQRQVIAIARAIYFQAKVLIMDEPTAALGPSETAMVADLTLRLKAEGIGIFLISHDMHDVFDLCDRVMVMNKGANVGTFKIEDVNKDDILSLIIKGTLPGGWTPRGQNT, from the coding sequence ATGTTAGACGACACACGCCCAGTTGCACCTCTGATTGAGATGTCCAACATTTACAAACATTTCGGCGGCGTCCACGCAGTCGAAGGCGTGTCGGTTGATCTATACCCCGGAGAAGTGGTCGGCGTTCTGGGTCACAATGGCGCTGGTAAATCCTGCCTGATGCGCATTTTATCCGGGGCGATGCTGCCCAACGAAGGCGAAATTCGGGTCAATGGCGAACGCGCAGACCTGCACACGCCACAAGATGCCAAAAAATACGGTATCGAAACGATTTATCAGACATTGGCGCTGGCCAATCATCTGGATGCCGCCGCCAATCTGTTTCTGGGGCGCGAGCTAAAAACCCGGTTTGGCAATCTAGACGAAACCCGCATGCATGCCGAAGCCAAAGACGCCTTGCGCCAGTTGAACCCGAACTTCAAAAACCTCAAAGATCCGGTCGCCAAACTGTCTGGCGGTCAACGTCAGGTCATCGCCATCGCCCGTGCGATCTATTTTCAGGCCAAAGTGCTGATCATGGATGAACCGACGGCCGCGCTTGGCCCGTCTGAAACCGCGATGGTGGCGGACCTAACCCTGCGCCTAAAAGCCGAAGGGATCGGAATTTTCCTAATCAGCCACGACATGCATGACGTGTTTGATTTGTGCGATCGCGTCATGGTGATGAACAAAGGCGCCAATGTCGGTACCTTTAAAATCGAAGACGTCAACAAAGACGATATTCTGAGCCTGATCATCAAAGGCACCCTGCCCGGTGGCTGGACCCCACGGGGGCAGAACACATGA
- a CDS encoding SDR family NAD(P)-dependent oxidoreductase — protein sequence MNTLDLNGRRAVITGGARGMGFAFAKRFLQSGASVALWDVNDDALQRAQNALSQFGKVIHHRVDVSDYNNVEQAAAEVEADLGGIDLLVNAAGIAGVNTPVTDYPLETWNAVMNVNLNGVFHTSRAIVPIMQKGNYGRIVNIASMAGKDGNPNASAYSVSKAGVIGLTKSLGKELATSNIRVNVVCPAVIKTEMLDDVTEEQIGYMLAKIPMGRMGTVEEIASMVGWMCSEECSYSTGAVFDLSGGRATY from the coding sequence ATGAACACACTTGATCTAAACGGACGTCGTGCCGTGATAACGGGGGGCGCACGTGGCATGGGGTTTGCCTTTGCCAAACGGTTTTTGCAAAGTGGGGCTTCGGTCGCTCTCTGGGATGTTAACGACGACGCCCTGCAGCGGGCCCAAAACGCTCTGTCACAATTTGGAAAGGTGATCCACCACCGGGTGGATGTGTCTGATTACAACAATGTCGAACAGGCCGCCGCAGAAGTTGAAGCCGACCTCGGCGGGATCGACCTGTTGGTCAATGCGGCCGGTATTGCAGGGGTTAACACGCCAGTAACAGACTATCCGCTAGAGACATGGAATGCGGTAATGAACGTCAATCTAAACGGCGTCTTTCACACCTCGCGCGCCATTGTGCCAATCATGCAAAAAGGCAATTACGGGCGCATCGTCAACATTGCGTCGATGGCGGGTAAGGATGGCAACCCAAATGCCTCTGCCTATTCAGTATCCAAGGCCGGGGTGATCGGATTGACCAAAAGCCTCGGTAAGGAATTGGCCACCAGCAATATCCGGGTCAACGTGGTCTGCCCTGCTGTAATCAAAACCGAAATGCTGGACGACGTCACAGAGGAACAAATTGGGTATATGCTCGCTAAAATTCCGATGGGCCGTATGGGAACGGTAGAAGAAATTGCATCAATGGTGGGATGGATGTGCAGCGAGGAATGTTCCTATTCAACAGGGGCTGTGTTTGATTTATCCGGCGGTCGCGCCACTTACTAA
- a CDS encoding GntR family transcriptional regulator, translated as MARTNTRFITAHGQMLTHCDQMKIGQFLPSENALATQFGVSRTVIRHVLAKLNEQGIIALNGREKVVTRRSVDDDQLAMPESLLTIEELEGRFLDWVLRMDVPPGTVLNIAQLSKNFTVAAHTLQEFFSSLSRFGIVARRPRGGWVLLGFTAEYAVELSDFRTVLELNSVRHLVTLSDDHPIWIQLAELKQQHLSLLDRIDVDYHDFSQLDETFHEAINGVVTNRFVKEFQKVISLVFHYHFQWNKADERIRNEDAIREHLAYIDALMSRNADRAVAAAQAHLTTSKLTLLNSLKANAHAL; from the coding sequence ATGGCCCGCACAAACACCCGTTTTATCACCGCGCATGGGCAGATGTTAACGCATTGTGACCAAATGAAAATTGGACAGTTTCTACCGTCCGAAAACGCGCTGGCAACTCAGTTTGGCGTCAGCCGTACCGTGATCCGGCATGTTTTAGCCAAGTTAAACGAGCAAGGCATCATCGCGTTGAACGGACGCGAAAAGGTGGTGACCCGGCGGTCGGTTGATGATGACCAACTGGCGATGCCGGAATCATTATTAACGATCGAAGAACTGGAAGGCCGGTTTTTGGATTGGGTTTTGCGCATGGATGTGCCGCCCGGAACCGTTTTGAATATCGCGCAATTGTCCAAAAATTTCACCGTTGCCGCCCATACATTGCAGGAATTTTTTTCGTCGCTCAGCCGGTTCGGAATTGTCGCCCGCCGTCCGCGGGGGGGTTGGGTTTTGCTGGGCTTCACTGCGGAATATGCGGTGGAATTGTCAGATTTCAGAACGGTGTTAGAGCTGAACTCGGTACGTCATTTGGTGACGCTGTCGGACGACCATCCCATCTGGATCCAGTTGGCCGAGTTGAAGCAGCAACACCTGTCGTTGTTGGATCGCATCGACGTGGATTACCACGACTTTTCTCAGCTCGATGAGACATTCCACGAAGCCATCAATGGCGTGGTTACAAACCGGTTTGTCAAAGAGTTCCAAAAGGTCATTTCCCTTGTGTTCCACTATCATTTTCAATGGAACAAGGCCGATGAACGTATTCGCAACGAAGACGCCATACGCGAACATTTGGCTTATATTGACGCTCTCATGAGCCGGAATGCGGATCGTGCCGTTGCCGCGGCGCAGGCGCATTTAACGACGTCAAAACTCACGTTGCTAAATTCCCTAAAGGCCAACGCCCATGCGCTTTAG
- a CDS encoding zinc-binding alcohol dehydrogenase family protein has product MSTDMMQVGVVVAPGSFEIQHRTRPSDIPDGWVLIDICAVGLCGTDYHILEGKHPYLEYPRVIGHELSGRIAETGNGWAKGDLVVVNPYLSCGTCRACSRGKPNCCYNIEVLGVHRDGGMGHQLAVPSGNLYPADGLSPIDAAMVEFLAIGAHAVRRSNITKGDRVLVTGVGPIGIGTALFARLKGANVELLDLSQARLDMAADKFDLTQGHNTVQAAIDATQNQGFDAVFDATGHSGAIESGFPAVAHGGSYILVSVVKDTISFSDPEFHKREMQLIGSRNALTSDFDWVLSAFRDGQIDGKALCSGVIDIAQLADTFTSLAADRSDLIKVIVKMQD; this is encoded by the coding sequence ATGAGCACAGACATGATGCAAGTTGGTGTTGTGGTTGCACCCGGTTCCTTTGAAATTCAGCACCGCACCCGTCCCAGCGACATACCTGATGGCTGGGTCCTGATCGACATTTGCGCGGTGGGTTTGTGTGGTACGGATTACCATATTCTAGAGGGCAAACATCCCTATCTGGAATATCCCCGCGTCATTGGACATGAACTGAGCGGGCGCATCGCGGAAACCGGAAACGGATGGGCCAAGGGCGATTTGGTGGTCGTCAATCCCTATCTGTCCTGCGGAACATGCCGGGCTTGTTCCCGTGGCAAACCTAATTGCTGTTACAATATCGAAGTATTGGGCGTGCATCGCGACGGCGGCATGGGCCACCAATTGGCTGTTCCGTCCGGCAATCTTTATCCTGCCGACGGCCTGTCCCCAATTGATGCCGCCATGGTCGAATTTCTCGCGATTGGCGCACATGCGGTCCGGCGATCCAACATCACCAAAGGCGACCGGGTTTTGGTCACTGGTGTCGGTCCAATTGGGATCGGGACCGCCCTGTTTGCGCGGCTCAAAGGGGCCAATGTCGAATTGCTGGACCTCAGTCAGGCGCGGCTGGATATGGCGGCCGACAAATTCGACCTGACCCAAGGGCATAACACAGTTCAGGCCGCAATCGATGCAACTCAAAACCAGGGATTTGATGCTGTTTTTGATGCAACCGGACATAGCGGCGCCATCGAATCCGGGTTCCCGGCCGTGGCCCATGGCGGTTCATATATTTTGGTCAGTGTGGTCAAAGACACCATTTCCTTTAGCGATCCGGAATTCCACAAACGGGAAATGCAATTGATCGGAAGCCGCAACGCGCTAACGTCGGACTTTGACTGGGTGCTCAGCGCGTTTCGTGACGGGCAAATCGATGGCAAAGCGTTGTGTTCCGGTGTGATAGATATCGCCCAACTTGCGGATACATTTACCTCGCTTGCAGCGGACCGATCCGATCTGATCAAGGTCATTGTCAAAATGCAGGACTAG
- a CDS encoding LysR family transcriptional regulator, producing MIDRQHLMAVREVARAGGVSAAAERLNLSQSAVSHSIAKLENRLQVKIWQKKGRRGALRIGMECHPCEKWLMQVAGPYLTEWPDVNLELRTDFTFDGVAALASARRDRIYGSDASACCCRTRRFGFA from the coding sequence ATGATTGATCGACAGCATTTGATGGCTGTTCGCGAAGTCGCGCGCGCTGGCGGGGTGAGTGCCGCTGCAGAGCGGCTTAACCTTAGCCAATCTGCCGTCAGCCATTCGATTGCCAAGTTAGAAAATCGGCTTCAGGTTAAGATATGGCAAAAGAAGGGGCGTCGCGGTGCCCTGCGCATCGGGATGGAATGCCATCCTTGTGAAAAATGGCTCATGCAAGTCGCCGGACCATATCTGACAGAATGGCCGGACGTTAATCTCGAACTGCGCACGGATTTCACATTTGACGGGGTGGCCGCGCTCGCATCGGCGAGAAGGGATAGAATCTACGGATCTGATGCTTCAGCTTGTTGCTGCCGGACGCGGCGTTTCGGTTTTGCCTGA
- a CDS encoding aminotransferase class I/II-fold pyridoxal phosphate-dependent enzyme, with the protein MKAVIDWQMKRFGWRVEPEWVVQTSGIITAIKTIIQAFSSSGDSILIQPPVYAHFRDDVLLTGRFPVDAPRVRTENGYRFDPQVFEDAIQPNTSIFILSNPHNPTGNVWREDELHMMGEICARHGIWVIADEIHQDLILNMTTKHIPFASLGEAFA; encoded by the coding sequence GTGAAAGCTGTTATTGATTGGCAGATGAAGCGTTTTGGTTGGCGGGTCGAACCAGAATGGGTTGTTCAGACATCCGGCATTATTACGGCCATCAAAACGATTATTCAGGCTTTTTCTTCGTCTGGCGATAGCATTCTTATCCAGCCACCAGTCTATGCGCATTTTCGCGACGATGTGCTGTTGACTGGCCGTTTCCCCGTCGATGCACCGCGGGTTCGCACGGAAAACGGATACCGATTTGACCCGCAGGTATTTGAAGACGCAATCCAACCGAACACGTCAATCTTTATCCTGTCAAACCCGCACAATCCCACTGGCAATGTCTGGCGCGAGGACGAACTGCATATGATGGGAGAGATCTGTGCGCGACATGGCATTTGGGTGATCGCAGATGAAATCCACCAAGACCTCATCCTGAACATGACCACCAAGCACATCCCTTTTGCCAGCCTTGGGGAGGCATTCGCCTAA
- a CDS encoding ABC transporter substrate-binding protein: protein MKKLISTAVATSVIALSASFATAGEIAVIVKTTNSSFWQNVNKGATAAIAGHAEHTMTFNGPASESAIADQVALVENAINRGVAAIVLAPSDPEALAPVVQRAYEAGIPVAIIDSGLAEGSEQYYQTFLSTDNCAAGEQAAQLMIESAGSTGKVAVMSYVAGVGSEIGRVGCFVDYLGDNSDIEIVGPFYSQSQMATALNQTTDILAANGDLVGIFGANEPTAIGMGRAIEQAGKAGQITAIGFDGNADLQDMVKSGTLLSTAVQGSFQMGELGVNAVADILAGNSVTDFIDTGVVMVTADNIDTPVAQNVLY from the coding sequence ATGAAGAAACTTATCTCAACCGCAGTCGCGACCAGCGTGATTGCCCTATCCGCATCCTTTGCCACGGCTGGCGAAATTGCAGTGATCGTCAAAACCACCAATTCCAGTTTTTGGCAGAACGTCAACAAAGGTGCGACCGCCGCCATCGCAGGCCATGCTGAACACACAATGACGTTCAACGGTCCTGCCTCTGAATCTGCCATCGCAGACCAAGTGGCGCTGGTTGAAAATGCGATCAACCGGGGTGTGGCGGCGATTGTACTGGCCCCATCCGACCCAGAGGCTCTGGCCCCCGTCGTTCAACGCGCCTACGAAGCTGGCATTCCCGTTGCCATCATCGATAGCGGTTTGGCCGAGGGCAGCGAGCAGTATTACCAAACGTTCCTGTCCACCGACAATTGCGCCGCGGGCGAACAAGCCGCGCAATTGATGATCGAGTCAGCCGGGTCCACAGGCAAAGTGGCAGTGATGTCCTATGTGGCAGGTGTTGGCTCTGAAATCGGGCGGGTTGGTTGCTTTGTTGATTATCTGGGCGACAATTCGGACATCGAAATCGTTGGGCCGTTCTATTCGCAATCCCAAATGGCGACTGCATTGAACCAAACCACCGATATTCTGGCTGCCAATGGCGATTTGGTCGGGATCTTTGGTGCGAACGAACCCACAGCGATCGGCATGGGCCGCGCAATCGAACAGGCGGGCAAAGCCGGTCAGATCACGGCAATCGGCTTTGACGGCAATGCCGACCTGCAGGACATGGTCAAAAGCGGCACATTGCTATCCACCGCCGTTCAGGGGTCATTCCAGATGGGTGAACTGGGCGTGAACGCGGTCGCCGACATTCTGGCGGGCAACTCAGTGACTGACTTTATCGACACAGGCGTCGTGATGGTCACAGCCGACAATATCGACACACCCGTTGCTCAAAACGTTCTCTACTAA
- a CDS encoding LysR substrate-binding domain-containing protein gives MLQLVAAGRGVSVLPDWLIREDAHDMPISMLRIGKAGLHKSINLGTRRQDFQSDYVSAFFEMALRVGPTHSLT, from the coding sequence ATGCTTCAGCTTGTTGCTGCCGGACGCGGCGTTTCGGTTTTGCCTGACTGGCTCATCCGAGAGGACGCGCATGACATGCCCATATCGATGCTGCGGATTGGTAAAGCCGGGCTACACAAGAGCATCAATTTAGGGACCAGACGCCAAGATTTTCAGAGTGACTATGTCAGTGCCTTTTTTGAAATGGCGCTTCGGGTTGGCCCAACGCATTCGCTGACTTGA
- a CDS encoding mannitol dehydrogenase family protein gives MRTPILQFGTSRFLQAHADLFISEAMAEGQDVGPITVVQSSGDVSRAQRLDGLAHPFPVQIEGLINGEQSSTLTYVNSIKRTLSTAGDWQKVIDVFVNEAEIVLSNTGDAGFLARPSDENPVFDQSMSYPAKLMLLLRQRFEQGAKPIQIMPMELITNNGDTLKARVLELANGAKADFVDYLNTDVHWVNSLVDRIVSQPLEPAGAVAEPYALWAIQDHANLRAPCRHPAIQIVPSLETIASLKLFVLNLGHSFLADRWMQTNGVPDLLMRDVMNMSSEKTALIQMLKSEVAPAFGAAGLADEFTPYLATTLDRFANPFLEHRISDIAQNHSQKVERRMGALLKWAASKGDFSEKPTLSRIVNRQQKATS, from the coding sequence ATGCGCACCCCTATTCTTCAGTTTGGTACCAGCCGATTTTTGCAGGCTCATGCCGACCTATTCATTTCGGAGGCGATGGCAGAAGGTCAGGATGTCGGCCCAATCACCGTTGTCCAAAGCTCTGGCGACGTAAGCCGTGCCCAGCGCTTGGACGGATTGGCCCACCCGTTTCCCGTTCAAATAGAAGGGCTGATAAACGGCGAACAATCTTCGACGCTCACCTATGTGAACAGCATCAAACGCACGCTATCAACGGCGGGTGATTGGCAGAAAGTGATCGACGTTTTCGTCAACGAGGCTGAAATCGTTTTATCAAACACGGGTGATGCCGGTTTTCTGGCGCGACCCAGTGATGAAAACCCGGTTTTTGATCAATCCATGTCCTATCCTGCAAAATTGATGTTGCTGCTGCGTCAACGATTTGAACAGGGGGCCAAGCCCATTCAGATCATGCCAATGGAACTGATCACAAACAACGGTGACACGCTAAAAGCGCGGGTGTTGGAATTGGCGAACGGCGCGAAAGCAGACTTTGTTGATTATCTAAATACCGATGTTCACTGGGTAAATTCCCTCGTGGATCGGATTGTATCACAGCCGCTGGAACCCGCTGGGGCCGTCGCAGAACCCTACGCATTATGGGCCATCCAAGACCACGCAAATCTGCGCGCGCCCTGCCGCCACCCGGCGATCCAAATTGTCCCATCTCTTGAAACGATAGCATCACTCAAGCTTTTTGTTCTGAATTTGGGGCACAGTTTTTTGGCCGATCGCTGGATGCAAACAAACGGTGTGCCTGATCTATTGATGCGCGACGTGATGAATATGTCGTCCGAAAAAACAGCACTGATCCAGATGTTAAAATCAGAGGTCGCCCCTGCTTTTGGCGCGGCAGGGCTGGCAGATGAATTCACCCCCTATTTGGCAACAACGCTTGATAGGTTTGCCAATCCGTTCCTGGAACATCGCATATCTGACATCGCCCAAAACCATTCCCAAAAGGTAGAGCGCCGCATGGGCGCATTGCTAAAATGGGCCGCGTCAAAGGGTGACTTTTCGGAAAAACCCACCTTGTCCCGCATCGTCAATCGCCAACAGAAAGCAACATCATGA
- a CDS encoding UxaA family hydrolase, whose protein sequence is MSDTLKLHASDNVAIALNPLVTDVGGIKTQIPKSHKVALTDIPAGETVLRYGQMIGKASCFIPKGAHVHDHNLEMGAHAVDYDFSAAADPLPEAPKSRIFQGYRRDNGRFGTRNYLGILTSVNCSGSVARFIAEAAEKSGLLDDYPNVDGIVPIVHGTGCGMSNRGDGYDVLLRTLAGYAKHPNFGGVLLVGLGCEVLQLADLIGGQTLSTQGALRYMTIQQSGGTKRTIDKGLAELASLADFANAAYRTPAPVSELVLGMQCGGSDGYSGFTANPALGVASDLLVQHGGTSILSETSEIFGAEHLLTRRAVSPDVGQALINKLEWWVAYCDKHDAKMDNNPSPGNKRGGLTTILEKSLGAISKSGQAPLNGVFQYAEELTEKGLVFMDSPGFDPCSVTGQIASGANLIAFTTGRGSVSGYMPTPCVKLASNSELFSRMRDDMDINCGDVAHGTSLALKGREIFDMLIDVASGARTKSEHLGYGGVEFVPWQQGAVL, encoded by the coding sequence ATGTCGGATACCTTGAAGCTGCACGCATCAGATAACGTTGCCATTGCCTTAAACCCTTTGGTAACCGACGTTGGCGGCATCAAAACCCAGATCCCAAAGTCCCACAAAGTGGCGTTGACCGACATCCCAGCCGGTGAAACCGTGCTGCGATACGGCCAGATGATCGGAAAAGCGTCGTGCTTTATTCCCAAGGGTGCGCATGTTCATGACCATAATCTGGAAATGGGTGCACATGCGGTAGACTATGATTTCAGCGCCGCAGCAGACCCGTTACCCGAAGCCCCCAAATCCCGCATATTTCAGGGCTATCGCAGGGACAATGGCCGATTTGGCACGCGAAACTATCTCGGGATTCTGACGTCTGTGAATTGTTCAGGCTCTGTTGCGCGTTTCATCGCAGAGGCCGCGGAAAAGTCGGGACTGCTGGATGATTATCCAAATGTCGACGGAATCGTGCCAATTGTTCATGGCACGGGATGCGGCATGTCCAATCGCGGCGATGGCTATGACGTTCTGCTGCGCACATTGGCCGGTTATGCAAAACACCCAAATTTTGGGGGCGTTTTATTGGTTGGATTGGGCTGCGAAGTTCTGCAATTGGCGGACCTGATTGGTGGCCAAACACTATCCACCCAAGGCGCTTTGCGGTATATGACAATCCAGCAAAGCGGCGGCACCAAACGCACTATCGACAAAGGATTGGCAGAGCTCGCTTCGCTGGCTGACTTTGCGAATGCCGCATATCGAACACCTGCGCCCGTTTCAGAATTGGTTCTGGGCATGCAATGTGGCGGCTCGGATGGCTATTCCGGCTTTACGGCCAATCCCGCATTGGGGGTCGCGTCGGATTTGTTGGTGCAACATGGCGGAACCTCTATTTTGTCCGAAACATCCGAAATTTTTGGGGCCGAACATTTGCTAACACGGCGCGCTGTTTCACCTGATGTTGGACAAGCATTGATAAACAAGCTGGAGTGGTGGGTCGCATATTGCGATAAACACGACGCAAAAATGGACAATAATCCCAGCCCTGGCAACAAACGCGGAGGGTTAACAACCATCCTCGAAAAGTCACTTGGTGCAATTTCCAAAAGCGGTCAGGCCCCCCTGAATGGCGTGTTTCAATACGCAGAGGAATTGACGGAAAAAGGGCTTGTTTTTATGGACAGCCCCGGCTTTGATCCATGTTCTGTTACGGGGCAAATTGCGTCGGGGGCCAATCTCATTGCCTTTACCACTGGGCGCGGTTCGGTGTCGGGGTACATGCCGACACCTTGCGTTAAATTGGCGTCCAATTCCGAACTGTTTTCGCGCATGCGCGATGACATGGATATAAATTGTGGTGATGTCGCGCATGGCACTTCGCTGGCGCTAAAGGGGCGTGAAATATTTGACATGTTGATCGACGTTGCCAGTGGTGCGCGCACCAAAAGCGAACACCTGGGATATGGCGGAGTAGAATTCGTGCCATGGCAACAAGGTGCGGTTTTGTAG
- a CDS encoding ABC transporter permease has translation MPDAPKPQRLRFLPTGATLHKLSALMTLLLLILAFSFTSPAFLSINNGLTVLLQTTVIGLLAIGMTMVIITGGIDLSVGSVLALSGVVTGLVIKAGLPVLPAMALGIFTGALCGFVNGLVITKMRITPFVATLGMMMIARGIALQLTGAAPISRLGDAFGKLGNGSFFRIVEMQDNGFPKVIFPGIPYPAVLLLVVAIFGAYLLQKRQIGRHIFSVGSNEEAARLSGVNVIRTKIWAYTASGALAGLSGMVLMSRLVTVQPNEGVMYELDAIAASVIGGASLMGGVGSISGSMIGAFIIGVLRNGLNMAGTSAFIQQIIIGVVVIGAVYIDQIRNRN, from the coding sequence ATGCCCGACGCCCCAAAACCCCAACGTTTACGGTTCTTGCCAACAGGTGCAACCCTGCACAAGCTGTCTGCCTTGATGACGTTGTTGTTGCTGATTTTGGCCTTTTCGTTCACCAGCCCAGCCTTTTTGTCCATCAACAACGGGCTGACCGTGCTGTTGCAGACCACTGTGATCGGGTTGCTCGCGATTGGCATGACAATGGTCATTATTACCGGTGGCATCGATCTGAGCGTCGGCTCCGTTCTGGCGTTGTCCGGGGTCGTTACCGGATTGGTCATCAAGGCAGGCCTTCCGGTTTTGCCCGCCATGGCGCTTGGGATTTTTACCGGTGCGCTATGTGGGTTTGTGAACGGGCTGGTGATCACCAAAATGCGGATTACGCCGTTTGTAGCGACCCTGGGAATGATGATGATCGCCCGCGGGATTGCACTGCAATTGACGGGCGCCGCACCGATCAGTCGGTTGGGCGACGCCTTTGGGAAACTTGGCAATGGGTCGTTTTTTCGCATCGTTGAAATGCAGGATAACGGTTTTCCCAAGGTCATTTTCCCCGGCATCCCCTATCCTGCGGTTCTGCTGTTGGTTGTGGCGATCTTTGGCGCTTATCTGCTGCAAAAACGTCAAATCGGGCGACACATTTTTTCCGTCGGCTCTAACGAAGAGGCCGCGCGGCTGTCAGGCGTCAACGTGATCCGCACCAAAATCTGGGCCTATACCGCATCCGGTGCCTTGGCGGGGTTGTCAGGCATGGTTTTGATGTCCCGTCTGGTCACCGTGCAACCCAACGAAGGCGTCATGTACGAACTGGACGCCATCGCCGCATCTGTGATTGGTGGCGCATCCCTGATGGGCGGTGTTGGGTCGATTTCCGGCAGCATGATCGGCGCGTTCATCATCGGCGTTCTTCGAAACGGCCTGAACATGGCCGGCACATCCGCATTCATTCAGCAGATCATCATCGGGGTTGTCGTCATCGGCGCCGTTTATATCGATCAGATCCGCAACCGAAACTAA